A stretch of DNA from Micromonospora peucetia:
AGTATGGGCAGCGAGATCGTCCCCGCGGTGATGCCGGCCGCGTTCATCGGCCACGGCAGCCCGATGAACGCGCTGGAGCTGAACCGCTACACGCAGGCATGGCGTGCCTTCGGGCGGGCGGTGCCGCGGCCCCGGGCGATCCTGGTGGTGTCGGCCCACTGGTACATCGGCGCCACCGCGGTCACCGCGATGCCCCGGCCGAGGACGATCCACGACTTCTACGGCTTCCCGCAGGAACTGTTCGACGTTCGTTACCCGGCCCCCGGCCTGCCGGAGTTGGCCGAGGAGATCAGCGACGTCGTCCATCCCACCTGGGTCGGCGCGGACGTCGACTCGTGGGGCATCGACCACGGCACCTGGTCGGTGCTCACCCACGCGTTCCCCGACGCGGACATCCCGGTAGTCCAGTTGAGCATCAACGCGCTCAAGGGCCTCGACTACCACCTGGACCTGGGCGCGCGGCTCGCCCCGTTGCGCGAGCGCGGCGTGCTCGTCGTGACCAGCGGCAACGTGGTGCACAACCTGCGCGGGGTGAATCCACGCCTGGTCGACGAGGGCTTCGACTGGGCGCGGCGGTTCGACGAGGCGGCGAAGGACGTCATGCTCGGCGAGCCGACCGAGGCGGCCACGTTGGACGCCCACCGCGACTTCGGCCTGGCCGTGCCGACGCCGGACCACTTCATCCCGCTGCTCTACCTGGCCGGCCTCGCCGGTGCCGCCGGCAACGGGTCGGAGGTGCTGGTGGACGGGTACGCCTACGGGTCGCTGTCGATGACCGCCTACACGGTGGGGTTGTCCTGCCGGACCGAGGCCCCGCTGGCTGGCGCGCCCGCCCTGCCGACCGAGGTACCGCTCGACTCCTCCAACATCTGACGGCCGCCGCCGGGATCGGCGATCGGCCGCTGTGGCCGGCGGTGTCGATTTGCGGTTCCGGTCAGCCTGGGGCCTTGCGGCTGAGCTCTTCCCATGCCTGGTAGAGCTCGGCTCTGGCCCGGTCCAGTTCCTGGACCTGGTCGTAGGACCGGCCGCCGACGATGAGCCGCCGGGGCGGTTCCGGCAGCGCGGCCAGTTCCATGATGACGGGGGCGGCCGTGCTCGGGGCCGGCCCGGTTTCCTCGCCCCACATCTCGGCCAGTTCGGCGCGCAGGGGACCGTAGTGCGGGAGGGCCTCGGTCTCCGTGGTTCCCTTGGTGAACAGGCCGGTGTCGTAGCCGCCCATCTGCACGATGGTGACCTTGATGCCGAACCGCTCGACCTCCATCGCCAGCGCCTCGCTGACCGAATCGAGCGCCACCTTGCCGGCACCGTAGAAGCCGACGGACGCCATGCCGCCGGCGGTGCCCATCGACGTGACCTGCAGGATGCGGCCGGAGCCCTGCGCGCGCAGGTGGGGCAGGACGGCCTGGGCCACCCAGACCGCGCCGAAGAAGTTGACGTCCAGATGCGTCCGGATCTGCTCTTCCGTGGCCTCCTCCACCATCCCGTAGAGCAGCCCGCCAGCGTTGTTGACCACGACGTCGAGCCGGCCGAAGGCGGCGACCGCGCGGTCCACGCCGTCGAACACGGCCTGGCGGTCGGAGACGTCCAGCGGGAGCCGGACGAGAGCGTCCGGGTACGCGCCGGCCAGGTCCACGAGCGGCTCGACGTTGCGGGCCGCGGCCACGACGCAGTCCCCGGCGGTCAAGGCCGCCTCGGCGAACGCCCTGCCCAGGCCTCGTGAAGCGCCGGTGATGAACCAGACTTTGGCAGTTGTCATGGAATTCCACCTCCTCAAGCGAGACGATACGTCTCGGTGCGTTTCAGTCTGCAAGGCGGTGGCGGCCTTGTCAAAACGAACCGGCCCGTCTCGTTGAGCTGCTAGCCTGAGCCCATGTCCCAGGGCAGGAATCCGGACCGCACCCGGCGCAGCGAACGTTCGCGGCAGGCGATCCTCGAGGCGACCCGCGCGCTGGTCTCCGAGGTCGGGTACGGCAAGGTGGCGATCGAGACCATCGCCGCCCGGGCCGGCGTCGGCAAGCAGACGATCTACCGTTGGTGGCCGTCCAAGGGCGCTGTGATCTTTGACGCCTTCCTGGCGCTCAGCGAGGGCGCCGAGGGGCAGGGCGCGGCGCTGCCGGACACCGGCGACATCGAGGTCGACCTCAAGACGGTCATGCGCGCGACGGTCGCCGAGTTCGCCGACCCGGAGTTCGAGAAGCCGATCCGGGCGCTCAACAACGAGATCGCCAACGATCCCGACCTTGCCGCACAGTACCGCGAGAAGCTGGCCCGGCCCTTGGACGCTGTCAAGAAGGAGCGACTGCGCAGCGCGCAGCGGGCCGGCCAGTTGGCCGCAGGCGCCGACCTCGACCTGGTCCTGGCGGTGCTCTACGCGCCCCTGTTTCAGCGCTGGCTGCACCGCTCGGGCCCGCTGACCGCCGAGTATGCCGACTCTCTCGTCGATGTCACGCTCAGGGCCTTTCGGCCCTGATCCCCGGCGGTGCGTAACGCCCCACAGTGTGCTTGCGTCCTCAGCAGTTGCCACCCGCCAAGTGGCCACTGCGCGTATCGGAATCTGACGGACCGGCACAACGGCCGGCCGGCGGGGCATGGCCGGCCGACCGGCCGTCAGGTGACTGGACGAGGAGCCAGCCGTTCGTGCGTTTGGGCCGGCGATCGGTCCGTGCGGCTGGTCCCTCGTTCGTCGCTTCCGCCGCGTCCGTCAGAGGCCCTTCACGACCTCGACCAGCTGGTCCAGCGCGGCGCTCCAGCCCTCGGCGAATCCCATCTCCTCGTGCGACTTCTTCGCCGAGGCGTCGGCGTGGATCGCCGTGGCGGTGTACCTCGTGCCGTTGCCGGCGGGTTCGATCCTGATGACCGCGGTGAACGGGAAGTCGCCGGTGACGACCTGGGGGCGGAAACCGGGGCCCAGTCCCGAGGTGAAGACCAGCGTCGAGCCCTCCTCGACGACCAGGATGCAGCCGGTGCTCGGGTAGTCCTCGCCCTCGGGCGAGCGCATCACGGTGTTGAACCGGCCGCCGGGCTGGAGGTCGATCTCGCAGGACGACGTCGACCAGGGCCGCGGGGCGAACCACCGGACGATCAACTCGGGCGTGGTCCAGGCTTTCCAGACCAGCTCGGGCGCGACATCGACGGTGCGTTCCAGGACGAGGTCGAGATCCGGGTTCACGCTGGGGTAGGTGGTCATGTCTGCTGCTCCTTCAGGTCGTGGAGAAACGAGTCGAGTTGGTCGAGGCGTCGGGTCCACACCGCACGTTGACCGGCGAGCCAGTCGTCGACGTGCGCGAGCGGCTCGGGCGTGAGCCGGTAGGTCCGCACCCGCCCCTTCTTCTCCGACGTCACCAGGCCGGAGCGCTCGAGGACGCCCAGGTGCTGGGTGAACGACGGCAGTGCCATGTCGAACGGGCGAGCGAGCTCGCTGGTCGTCGCGGGCCCTCGCCCGAGGAGTTCAACGACCCGGCGGCGGGTCGGGTCGGACAATGCCTGGAACACGTCGTCCAGGGCTCCGACGACGCCCCCGTCTTCGCCGCCCGATTGCTTAGGCATACACCTAACTATAGCCGTGGCCCACACTTAGGTCAAGCCCTAAGTGAATTCGCAGCCGCACTGGCCGGTCGTCAGGATGGGTCACCGTCGGGGGTCTCGGGCGGCGCTGCGGCGAACAGCGTCGGCACGGTGAGGTCGGCCAGGCACGTCGCCCGGCCGGACGGGGACGGCGATCCGTGGTCGCCGACCACGACCACCGGGCAACCGGCGGCCATCGCGCTGGAGAGTCCCGTTGGTGAATCTTCCACGACAACGCATTGCGACGGTGGCAATCGCAATCTGCGTGCCCCGAGCAAATAGGGATCGGGTGCGGGTTTCGCCCGAGCCACGTCGTCGCCGCAGACGACGACGTCGAATCGGGGAACGTCATTGTGAGTCAGCAGCGCGTTCACGATCTCCCGGCTGCTCGACGTGACGAGCCCGACCGGCACGCCGTGCTGTCGCAGGTCCGCGACGAGGCGGAGCCCGAACCCGTCCCATCGCGCCCCGCCGTCGAGATGACGCCGTCGTACGAACCGTTCCACCCAGGTCACGTCGGCGATGGGATCCGCGTCCGACCAGCCCAGGCGGCGATGCACGGTGATGACCGCCTCCAGCGCGGTGAGGCCGCGCAGCCCGTCGACCACCCCCGCCGGCACTGCCTGCCGCCGACCGATCAGCGCGGTGAGCGCGGCCCGCCACAGCGGTGCCGTGTCGACCAGAGTGCCGTCGAGATCGAAAAGCACGGCCCACTTCTTCACCACCGTCATGTTCCATTCCTCGACGTTTCGGGTCAACGTTCGGACATGGCAGTGCCGGTGATTCCCGATAGGATGAGTATTCCGCAGCGGAACGGAGGTCCCGGTGATGTACCGGGTCGAGCGCGCCATCGCTTTCGTGCTCGGTCGACGCGACGCCGACCGCGTGGGGCTGGCCTTCCTGGTCGGGGAGCGCCTGATGATCACCTGCGCCCATGTGGTCAATGTTGCGCTCGGCCGACCGGCGCGGCACGCGGAGCCGGTTCCGAGGAACACCCGCGTCTCCCTGCATTTTGCGCTGCTCGGGCCGGCGAACAGTTGGATCGAACGCAGCGCCGAGGTGATGGCGTGGTTGCCCACCGGCGAGAACTTCGACGTGGAGGACGTGGCGGTGCTCCGGCTCGGTGAGGGCCTGAGCGGCAGCGGCGCGGAACCGCTGCGCATCAAGGCGGACCTGAAGGACCGCTACAACGCCGCGGTGCAGATGTGGGGGCCGGGGCACGGGCGTGACCTCGGGCGGCACGTACAGGGCAGTCTGCTCGGCGCGGTCGGCAAGCATCGGTTGCAGGTCGACGAGGTGGTGCACCAGGTCTTCCGGGTGCGGTCCGGGTTCAGCGGAGGGCCGGTCTGGGATCCGTCGACCTCCCTCGTGTTCGGCATGCTCCAGGCGATCACCACGGACGAGTCCGCCGAGGTGCTGGTGCTCGACGGCGCCCTGTTGGAGCGGGCACTGGCGGCGGTCGCGACTGCACGTCCCGGCCTGGCGCTGCTGCACGACCACGGCGAGGTGCACTACGACGGCAGCCACTACACATTGCGACAGCGCCGGCTGCTGCGCCACGGCGGAGGCAGTCCCCGCGCAAAGTACGAGATGAAGGTGTCGGTGGGTCGTTTCCTCAACGATGAGGCATCCCGCAACCTACGACACCACGCACGGCATCCGCTCAGTGTCGGCAATCCCGTCCGAGACATCGACCTCCAGGCTTGGTGCACCGTCGACGATCTGCGAAGGTCGATGGACGTCAAGGCGACCAAGGTACGCCATGAGGAGATCAACTTTGATCTGTGCTTCCCCGGGTCGGGGTTACTGACCCCTGGCCAGCAGGCGATCATCGAGTATCAGTACCGGGTGAGCGACGAGATCTGGGGGCAGTGGTACAAACGCAACGTCAGGCCCAACACCGACCGGCTCTCCATCGAGGCGCACCTGCCGGCCGAACTGGAACCGGAGTGCTGGGGCATGACCTCGCTGCCGTCGGAGACGGACCTGGAGCCGCTTTCCGACGTCGAGACGCGGGTGGAGGGCGACCGGATCGTCTACTCCTGGGACCGCACCGCCGAGGAGGAGAGCCTCGCCGAGGAACGTCGCATCCGACTGGACTGGTTCTTCTGGCGCCGCGTCCCGGACAGCAGTGAGTGCGACGACGCGGCCAGCGTGTTGCGGCAGTTCGGCATCCGGCAGCTGCGCGAGCCGGCACGCGGGCGTGAGTCGTCGAACCTGCCGGCGAGGACACGGCTCATCGACTTCGAGTCGCCGAACGACCGGCGGCTGACCGTCCGGGTGCTCGCCCACCTGCGGCGGGTGGCCGGCTGGGTGAAC
This window harbors:
- the ygiD gene encoding 4,5-DOPA dioxygenase extradiol, which translates into the protein MGSEIVPAVMPAAFIGHGSPMNALELNRYTQAWRAFGRAVPRPRAILVVSAHWYIGATAVTAMPRPRTIHDFYGFPQELFDVRYPAPGLPELAEEISDVVHPTWVGADVDSWGIDHGTWSVLTHAFPDADIPVVQLSINALKGLDYHLDLGARLAPLRERGVLVVTSGNVVHNLRGVNPRLVDEGFDWARRFDEAAKDVMLGEPTEAATLDAHRDFGLAVPTPDHFIPLLYLAGLAGAAGNGSEVLVDGYAYGSLSMTAYTVGLSCRTEAPLAGAPALPTEVPLDSSNI
- a CDS encoding SDR family NAD(P)-dependent oxidoreductase; amino-acid sequence: MTTAKVWFITGASRGLGRAFAEAALTAGDCVVAAARNVEPLVDLAGAYPDALVRLPLDVSDRQAVFDGVDRAVAAFGRLDVVVNNAGGLLYGMVEEATEEQIRTHLDVNFFGAVWVAQAVLPHLRAQGSGRILQVTSMGTAGGMASVGFYGAGKVALDSVSEALAMEVERFGIKVTIVQMGGYDTGLFTKGTTETEALPHYGPLRAELAEMWGEETGPAPSTAAPVIMELAALPEPPRRLIVGGRSYDQVQELDRARAELYQAWEELSRKAPG
- a CDS encoding TetR/AcrR family transcriptional regulator; the protein is MSQGRNPDRTRRSERSRQAILEATRALVSEVGYGKVAIETIAARAGVGKQTIYRWWPSKGAVIFDAFLALSEGAEGQGAALPDTGDIEVDLKTVMRATVAEFADPEFEKPIRALNNEIANDPDLAAQYREKLARPLDAVKKERLRSAQRAGQLAAGADLDLVLAVLYAPLFQRWLHRSGPLTAEYADSLVDVTLRAFRP
- a CDS encoding SRPBCC family protein, giving the protein MTTYPSVNPDLDLVLERTVDVAPELVWKAWTTPELIVRWFAPRPWSTSSCEIDLQPGGRFNTVMRSPEGEDYPSTGCILVVEEGSTLVFTSGLGPGFRPQVVTGDFPFTAVIRIEPAGNGTRYTATAIHADASAKKSHEEMGFAEGWSAALDQLVEVVKGL
- a CDS encoding ArsR/SmtB family transcription factor; amino-acid sequence: MPKQSGGEDGGVVGALDDVFQALSDPTRRRVVELLGRGPATTSELARPFDMALPSFTQHLGVLERSGLVTSEKKGRVRTYRLTPEPLAHVDDWLAGQRAVWTRRLDQLDSFLHDLKEQQT
- a CDS encoding HAD family hydrolase, whose product is MARSTRYITGTSVPLRNTHPIGNHRHCHVRTLTRNVEEWNMTVVKKWAVLFDLDGTLVDTAPLWRAALTALIGRRQAVPAGVVDGLRGLTALEAVITVHRRLGWSDADPIADVTWVERFVRRRHLDGGARWDGFGLRLVADLRQHGVPVGLVTSSSREIVNALLTHNDVPRFDVVVCGDDVARAKPAPDPYLLGARRLRLPPSQCVVVEDSPTGLSSAMAAGCPVVVVGDHGSPSPSGRATCLADLTVPTLFAAAPPETPDGDPS
- a CDS encoding peptide deformylase, which encodes MYRVERAIAFVLGRRDADRVGLAFLVGERLMITCAHVVNVALGRPARHAEPVPRNTRVSLHFALLGPANSWIERSAEVMAWLPTGENFDVEDVAVLRLGEGLSGSGAEPLRIKADLKDRYNAAVQMWGPGHGRDLGRHVQGSLLGAVGKHRLQVDEVVHQVFRVRSGFSGGPVWDPSTSLVFGMLQAITTDESAEVLVLDGALLERALAAVATARPGLALLHDHGEVHYDGSHYTLRQRRLLRHGGGSPRAKYEMKVSVGRFLNDEASRNLRHHARHPLSVGNPVRDIDLQAWCTVDDLRRSMDVKATKVRHEEINFDLCFPGSGLLTPGQQAIIEYQYRVSDEIWGQWYKRNVRPNTDRLSIEAHLPAELEPECWGMTSLPSETDLEPLSDVETRVEGDRIVYSWDRTAEEESLAEERRIRLDWFFWRRVPDSSECDDAASVLRQFGIRQLREPARGRESSNLPARTRLIDFESPNDRRLTVRVLAHLRRVAGWVNRYHAFKPEVSMGIAAPQLGMAYAIAIVRQPGSPDYLELVNPSVVERTDEEVLDFEGCLSFFDVRGRVLRPYGLRVRHRTAQGGDRDVVLTGALARSVAHEIDHIGGKVYTDTDRMPSDEAPVGVRQYRQLRERDRFTPPAPPERLTWRAEEPRHAAR